The proteins below come from a single Ruegeria sp. THAF33 genomic window:
- a CDS encoding peptidylprolyl isomerase, translating into MPKGLTFLPSLVLAAVMALPLAAETQPDASTVVARVNGDEITLGHVIATVASLPPQYQQAEDDVLFDFVLEQLIQQQLLGQQQDGLNKQNALTLDNEKRSLQAVQTVAALTNDLVTEEAIQAAYDARFNDFAGEDEFDASHILVESEEEAKALKAQLDDGADFAELARENSTGPSGPNGGALGWFGKGQMVPEFEAAVIALEKGQVSEPVQTQFGWHLVKLNDKRKTEAPELDAVRDELAQTIQQDAIQARIDELTQQAQIERPALEGAGPEIMRQLDLIQE; encoded by the coding sequence ATGCCCAAAGGTCTCACTTTTCTGCCATCGCTGGTCCTGGCCGCCGTGATGGCCCTGCCGCTGGCCGCCGAAACCCAGCCGGATGCGTCGACCGTTGTCGCTCGGGTAAACGGGGATGAGATCACATTGGGTCACGTGATCGCCACCGTCGCTTCTCTGCCACCGCAATATCAGCAGGCGGAAGACGACGTGCTGTTCGATTTCGTTCTGGAACAGCTGATCCAGCAGCAATTGCTGGGACAGCAACAGGATGGCCTGAACAAGCAAAACGCGCTGACACTCGACAATGAAAAGCGGTCGCTTCAGGCGGTTCAGACGGTCGCGGCTCTGACCAACGATCTCGTCACAGAGGAAGCCATTCAGGCCGCTTACGATGCGCGTTTCAATGATTTTGCGGGTGAAGACGAATTCGACGCCAGCCATATTCTGGTGGAATCGGAAGAAGAAGCCAAAGCGCTCAAGGCACAGCTTGATGATGGCGCCGACTTTGCGGAACTTGCCCGAGAGAACTCGACCGGTCCGTCCGGCCCGAATGGTGGCGCGCTGGGATGGTTCGGAAAAGGCCAGATGGTGCCTGAGTTCGAGGCAGCAGTGATCGCGCTGGAAAAAGGTCAGGTGTCGGAACCGGTGCAAACTCAGTTTGGCTGGCATCTGGTCAAGCTGAACGACAAGCGCAAAACCGAAGCCCCCGAACTGGACGCGGTGCGCGATGAGCTGGCCCAAACGATCCAGCAAGATGCCATTCAGGCGCGGATCGACGAGTTGACGCAGCAGGCACAGATCGAACGCCCTGCGCTGGAAGGCGCAGGCCCTGAGATCATGCGCCAGCTGGACCTGATTCAGGAGTAA
- the secA gene encoding preprotein translocase subunit SecA: MLGLGTLAKKVFGTPNDRKIKATRPLVEKINALEPEFEKLSDQGLIDKTEDLRKRALDGESLDDLLPEAFANVREGAKRALGLRAFDVQLMGGIFLHQGNISEMKTGEGKTLVATFPAYLNALTGKGVHVVTVNEYLAKRDAEWMGKVFAAVGMTTGVIWSGQPDAEKLAAYSCDITYATNNELGFDYLRDNMKADLEQVYQKHHNFAIVDEVDSILIDEARTPLIISGPAQDRSDLYTAIDALIPTLSDDHYTLDEKSRNVTFTDEGNEFLEAQLLQAGLIPEGHSLYDPESTTVVHHVNQALRAHKLFQRDKDYIVRDGNVVLIDEFTGRMMPGRRLSEGLHQAIEAKEKVQIQPENVTLASVTFQNYFRLYDKLSGMTGTALTEAEEFAEIYGLGVVEVPTNLPIARIDEDDQVYRTAAEKYNAMIAETKKAQEKGQPVLLGTTSIEKSELLSQMLTKEGIKHNVLNARQHEQEAQIVADAGRLGAVTIATNMAGRGTDIQLGGNVEMKVLKAIAENPDADPSELRAAEEARHAEEKEKVLAAGGLYVMASERHESRRIDNQLRGRSGRQGDPGRTVFYLSLEDDLMRIFGSERLDKVLTTLGMKEGEAIIHPWVNKSLERAQSKVEGRNFDMRKNVLKFDDVMNDQRKVIFSQRREIMSANDLSEIVSDMREQVIDDLIDEYMPPKSYADQWDTEGLHEAIKDKLNMDVPVQDWAAEEGVDDEQVRERLIKAADEMMAQKAVAFGPENMRNIEKQVLLQTIDSKWREHLLTLEHLRSVVGFRGYAQRDPLNEYKTESFQLFESMLDSLRETVTQQLSRVRPLTEEEQKEMLAQMAGQQAQAQEAVDKAAKQAEAKAEAAASGDALPGFDESDPSTWGNPSRNDPCPCGSGKKFKHCHGRLT; encoded by the coding sequence ATGCTGGGACTCGGAACGCTCGCCAAAAAGGTGTTCGGAACACCGAACGACCGCAAGATCAAGGCGACCCGCCCTCTGGTCGAAAAGATCAATGCGCTGGAGCCAGAGTTTGAAAAGCTTTCAGATCAAGGTCTGATCGACAAGACCGAAGACCTGCGCAAGCGCGCACTGGATGGCGAAAGCCTGGACGACCTGCTGCCCGAGGCCTTTGCCAACGTACGCGAAGGCGCCAAGCGCGCACTTGGCCTGCGGGCCTTTGACGTGCAGCTGATGGGCGGCATTTTCCTGCATCAGGGCAACATCTCGGAAATGAAGACGGGCGAAGGCAAGACTCTGGTCGCCACCTTCCCGGCCTATTTGAACGCGCTGACCGGCAAGGGCGTGCATGTCGTCACGGTGAACGAATACCTGGCCAAACGTGACGCGGAATGGATGGGCAAGGTGTTTGCGGCCGTAGGCATGACCACTGGTGTGATCTGGTCCGGCCAGCCCGACGCGGAAAAACTGGCAGCGTATTCCTGTGACATCACGTATGCCACCAACAATGAGCTGGGCTTTGACTATCTGCGCGACAACATGAAGGCGGATCTGGAGCAGGTTTACCAGAAGCATCACAACTTTGCGATTGTGGACGAGGTCGACTCGATCCTGATCGATGAAGCGCGGACGCCGCTGATCATCTCGGGTCCTGCGCAGGACCGGTCGGATCTGTACACCGCCATTGATGCCCTGATCCCGACGCTGAGCGATGATCATTACACCCTGGACGAAAAATCGCGCAATGTGACCTTTACCGATGAAGGCAACGAATTTCTTGAGGCACAGCTGCTTCAGGCCGGCCTGATTCCCGAAGGCCATTCCCTGTATGATCCGGAAAGCACCACCGTCGTGCATCACGTCAACCAGGCGCTGCGTGCACACAAGCTGTTCCAGCGCGACAAGGATTACATCGTGCGCGACGGCAACGTCGTTCTGATCGATGAATTCACCGGCCGCATGATGCCGGGGCGTCGCCTGTCCGAAGGTCTGCATCAGGCGATCGAAGCCAAGGAAAAGGTTCAGATCCAGCCGGAAAACGTCACATTGGCAAGCGTGACATTCCAGAACTATTTCCGCCTGTACGACAAACTGAGCGGCATGACCGGCACCGCGTTGACCGAAGCCGAAGAATTTGCCGAGATCTACGGTCTGGGCGTGGTCGAAGTTCCGACCAACCTGCCGATTGCCCGTATCGACGAAGATGATCAGGTCTATCGTACGGCCGCCGAAAAATACAATGCGATGATCGCCGAGACGAAAAAGGCGCAGGAAAAGGGCCAGCCGGTTCTGCTGGGGACCACGTCGATCGAAAAATCCGAACTGCTCAGCCAGATGCTGACCAAGGAAGGTATCAAGCACAACGTTCTGAACGCCCGCCAGCACGAACAAGAGGCTCAGATCGTTGCTGATGCCGGTCGTCTGGGTGCGGTAACCATCGCCACCAACATGGCCGGTCGCGGCACCGACATTCAGCTTGGCGGCAATGTCGAGATGAAGGTGCTGAAAGCGATTGCCGAGAATCCAGACGCGGATCCGTCCGAGCTGCGGGCCGCCGAAGAAGCACGCCACGCCGAAGAAAAAGAAAAGGTTCTGGCTGCTGGCGGTCTTTACGTCATGGCGTCGGAACGCCACGAAAGCCGCCGGATCGACAACCAGCTGCGCGGTCGTTCCGGCCGTCAGGGCGACCCGGGCCGAACGGTGTTTTATCTGAGCCTCGAGGATGACCTGATGCGCATCTTCGGCTCGGAACGGCTGGACAAGGTATTGACCACGCTGGGCATGAAAGAAGGCGAGGCGATCATTCACCCCTGGGTGAACAAGTCGCTGGAACGCGCGCAGTCCAAGGTCGAAGGACGTAACTTTGACATGCGCAAGAACGTTCTGAAGTTCGACGACGTGATGAACGACCAGCGGAAGGTGATCTTCAGCCAGCGCCGCGAAATCATGTCTGCGAACGACCTGTCCGAGATCGTCTCGGATATGCGCGAACAGGTGATTGACGACCTGATTGACGAATACATGCCGCCGAAATCCTATGCTGATCAGTGGGATACTGAGGGTCTGCACGAGGCGATAAAGGACAAGCTGAACATGGACGTCCCGGTTCAGGACTGGGCCGCCGAAGAAGGCGTGGATGACGAGCAGGTGCGCGAACGTCTGATCAAGGCCGCGGATGAGATGATGGCCCAGAAGGCCGTCGCCTTTGGCCCTGAAAACATGCGCAACATCGAAAAACAGGTTCTGCTTCAGACCATCGACAGCAAATGGCGCGAGCATCTGCTGACCCTGGAACATCTGCGCTCGGTCGTTGGGTTCCGCGGTTATGCCCAGCGCGATCCTCTGAACGAATACAAGACCGAAAGCTTTCAGCTGTTCGAAAGCATGCTGGATTCCCTGCGCGAGACCGTGACACAGCAATTGTCGCGCGTACGCCCGCTGACCGAAGAAGAACAGAAAGAAATGCTGGCGCAGATGGCAGGGCAGCAGGCTCAGGCGCAGGAGGCCGTGGACAAGGCCGCGAAACAGGCCGAAGCCAAGGCCGAGGCTGCGGCCTCGGGTGATGCGCTTCCGGGGTTCGACGAAAGCGATCCATCGACCTGGGGCAACCCGTCGCGAAATGATCCGTGCCCGTGTGGCTCGGGCAAGAAGTTCAAACACTGCCATGGCCGACTGACCTAA
- a CDS encoding phosphate ABC transporter substrate-binding/OmpA family protein, giving the protein MTFFRAAVTALFTVAGATCAMAQDITLTSHDGKVEVTGNLLGYDGEFYRVDTQFGELTVDGSGVTCDGPACPSLTDFVAELRFSGSSVMAETVLPALIIGFARQEGLTATPARVDADTFVYELFQSGRDAPLARFYFDVGTTDRGFAKLIGDQTDIVMALREVREAERDAADAAGLGDLKRARRSRVVALDAIVPVVAPDSVMRQISLADLARILSGEVKNWVDLGGPDAPIALHVPDPGSGLAQAVEDQVLKTAGVELTDTVIRHIRTSDLTKAVAKDPFSIGIASKATAGDARALPLTGGCGHPLAATRQSIKTEDYPLNLPMFLYLPERRLPRIARKFLAFSLSPGAQMAIRDAGYVDQSPETLPVGVQGDRLANAIATGGPEVGLDELLRMIDTLRPLSRLSLSVRFEPGSSRPDAQSRSNIQQLAHMLDAGTLKARKLVFAGFSDGDGGAAANARIALRRAQTVRNAVLAAAETSISDSIEVVAEGFGEAMPMACDDTEWGRKVNRRVEIWVQ; this is encoded by the coding sequence ATGACTTTCTTTCGTGCGGCTGTGACCGCGCTGTTTACCGTTGCAGGTGCGACCTGTGCAATGGCGCAGGACATCACACTGACGTCTCATGACGGCAAGGTCGAAGTAACAGGCAACCTGCTGGGCTATGACGGCGAATTCTACCGCGTGGATACACAGTTCGGTGAGTTGACCGTTGATGGCTCGGGCGTCACATGCGACGGACCTGCATGCCCCAGCCTGACGGATTTCGTAGCCGAGTTGCGGTTTTCCGGATCGTCTGTCATGGCCGAAACGGTCCTGCCCGCCCTGATCATCGGGTTTGCGCGGCAGGAAGGCTTGACCGCAACGCCTGCCCGCGTGGATGCGGACACCTTCGTCTATGAGCTTTTTCAGTCAGGCCGTGACGCCCCGTTGGCGCGGTTCTACTTTGACGTAGGGACCACGGATCGCGGCTTCGCCAAGTTGATCGGGGATCAGACAGATATCGTGATGGCCCTGCGCGAAGTACGCGAGGCAGAGCGGGATGCAGCCGATGCCGCGGGGCTGGGTGATTTGAAACGGGCCCGGCGATCCAGGGTTGTTGCATTGGACGCCATAGTTCCGGTGGTGGCACCCGATAGTGTGATGCGTCAGATTTCGCTGGCCGATTTGGCGCGCATTCTGTCAGGTGAAGTGAAGAACTGGGTGGACCTGGGCGGGCCGGATGCTCCGATCGCGTTGCATGTGCCGGATCCGGGATCGGGGCTGGCGCAGGCTGTCGAGGATCAGGTATTGAAGACCGCTGGCGTGGAACTGACCGATACCGTAATCCGTCATATTCGAACGAGCGATTTGACCAAGGCCGTGGCCAAGGACCCGTTTTCCATCGGAATCGCCAGCAAAGCGACAGCCGGCGATGCCCGAGCCCTGCCGTTGACCGGAGGGTGTGGGCATCCGCTGGCCGCCACCCGTCAATCGATCAAGACCGAAGATTATCCGCTGAACCTGCCGATGTTCCTGTATCTGCCCGAACGCCGCCTGCCGCGGATCGCACGGAAGTTTCTGGCCTTTAGCCTAAGCCCCGGGGCCCAGATGGCCATTCGTGACGCAGGTTACGTGGATCAATCGCCCGAAACCTTGCCGGTTGGCGTACAGGGCGACCGGCTTGCCAACGCCATCGCCACCGGAGGGCCGGAGGTTGGGCTGGACGAGCTTCTGCGCATGATCGACACCCTGCGCCCGCTGTCGCGCCTGTCCCTGTCGGTTCGGTTCGAGCCCGGATCATCCCGCCCGGATGCGCAGTCACGTTCCAATATTCAGCAACTGGCACATATGCTTGACGCCGGCACATTGAAGGCGCGCAAGCTGGTGTTTGCCGGTTTCAGCGACGGGGATGGTGGGGCCGCCGCCAACGCCCGCATTGCCCTGCGACGTGCACAGACGGTACGAAACGCGGTTCTGGCCGCGGCCGAAACATCGATATCAGACAGTATCGAGGTGGTCGCGGAAGGGTTTGGCGAAGCAATGCCGATGGCCTGTGACGACACCGAATGGGGCCGCAAGGTCAACCGCCGGGTTGAAATCTGGGTGCAGTGA
- the radC gene encoding DNA repair protein RadC: protein MTQDAFAEAPMLFDTDEAPAQPLPSGRLPSYIKDHRKRLRERFMTGGSAAMPDYELLELVLFRSIPRQDVKPLARALMDTFGDFNRVLTAPEERLRQIKGVGDTVVTDLKILEACAHRMARARVMQRHVISGWDALLDYCHTTMAHREIEQFRVFYLDRKNVMIADEEQAKGTVDHVPVYPREVAKRALELNASALILVHNHPSGDPTPSQSDIDMTNRIQDACSALGLTLHDHLIIGKSTELSFRSEGYL, encoded by the coding sequence ATGACACAGGACGCCTTTGCCGAAGCCCCGATGCTGTTTGATACGGACGAAGCCCCGGCGCAGCCGCTGCCCTCTGGTCGGCTACCCTCCTACATAAAAGACCACCGCAAGCGGCTGCGCGAACGGTTCATGACCGGCGGATCGGCGGCGATGCCGGATTACGAACTGCTTGAACTGGTTCTGTTCCGATCCATTCCCCGGCAGGATGTGAAGCCACTGGCGCGGGCGTTGATGGACACTTTTGGTGATTTCAATCGTGTCCTGACCGCGCCCGAGGAACGGCTGCGCCAGATCAAGGGCGTTGGCGATACCGTGGTTACCGACCTGAAAATTCTTGAGGCCTGCGCCCATCGGATGGCCCGCGCCCGGGTGATGCAGCGGCATGTGATCTCGGGCTGGGATGCGCTGCTGGATTATTGCCACACCACCATGGCGCATCGAGAGATCGAACAGTTTCGCGTGTTCTATCTCGATCGCAAGAACGTAATGATCGCGGATGAGGAACAGGCCAAAGGCACCGTGGATCACGTGCCGGTTTACCCGCGCGAGGTTGCCAAACGAGCGCTAGAACTGAATGCCTCGGCCCTGATTCTGGTGCACAACCACCCGTCGGGTGATCCGACGCCTTCGCAGTCGGATATCGACATGACCAACCGTATTCAGGATGCCTGTTCGGCCTTGGGCCTGACCCTACACGACCACCTGATCATTGGAAAATCGACCGAGTTGAGCTTTCGGTCCGAAGGGTATCTGTGA